From a single bacterium genomic region:
- a CDS encoding tetratricopeptide repeat protein — protein MLPLVMSFFICSNAWDGLYQQGINYYNRGKYDSSIVLFKQVVKEDSTLKDAYYNLGAAFAKIRKYDDAIVSFNKAISLSPNDIDAMFHLGAICIVKGDYKSAVVVYTRIISFNQQLPRAYENRGTAYWKLGLQSQANADLKTAKRLRRGEPIKKPGLLPSITSKGVKLPEIAIEDTITADPADIELLPYIGEIYMTTGDYELAVVAYSKLIKLAPDNPKGYRNRALAYEKLGRQERAKKDRDKLQKLLGK, from the coding sequence ATGTTACCTTTAGTAATGAGTTTTTTTATATGCTCTAATGCCTGGGATGGGCTATACCAACAAGGAATAAACTATTATAATCGCGGCAAATATGACAGCAGTATTGTACTTTTCAAACAGGTAGTAAAAGAAGACTCTACGCTAAAAGATGCGTATTATAATCTCGGCGCAGCTTTTGCTAAAATAAGAAAATACGACGATGCGATAGTCTCTTTTAACAAGGCAATTAGTTTATCTCCAAACGACATTGACGCTATGTTTCATCTTGGCGCAATATGTATTGTTAAGGGAGACTACAAATCTGCGGTAGTCGTTTACACGAGAATAATTTCTTTTAACCAGCAGCTTCCCCGCGCTTATGAAAACAGGGGAACTGCTTACTGGAAACTTGGATTGCAGTCTCAGGCAAACGCGGACTTAAAAACGGCAAAAAGATTAAGAAGAGGCGAACCCATCAAAAAACCCGGTCTTCTTCCATCAATAACGTCTAAAGGAGTGAAGCTCCCGGAAATAGCTATCGAGGATACGATAACGGCGGACCCTGCAGATATAGAATTGTTGCCGTATATAGGCGAAATATATATGACTACCGGAGATTATGAACTCGCCGTGGTTGCATACAGCAAACTAATAAAATTGGCCCCGGATAACCCGAAAGGATATAGAAACAGGGCGTTGGCTTATGAGAAGTTAGGCAGGCAGGAAAGAGCAAAAAAAGACAGGGATAAATTACAGAAGTTGTTGGGAAAATAG